The Metopolophium dirhodum isolate CAU chromosome 4, ASM1992520v1, whole genome shotgun sequence DNA window CGTAGTTAGTGACTTCTGGAAGATCGGGTCCCGGGTTTGGGGTAAATTGAAATTCGAGGGAGTCAGCTACGAGTTTATAAACATCTAAGCCGTGTTGTTGACATATCTCTTTCATCAAGAGTACTCGTACACTGCCCGACTGTCCATTCGCATAGTTAAGtggtatagactatagtattgATATTGCTTGGACACATGTGACATGTACTGTTGTGGTCGTTCAAGCCACATTAAAATTTGACCGAGCATCAGTTCAATTCGTGAGGAGGGGTGGGGGAGGAGAAAACATTTTAGTCTTGAATACCGCTAAACAAAAACTTAACAACTTTATGCTTATCATATAATCTATGTTTGTATCAATTGTCTGTATAATCAGTTTAAAAGcaattaacaaaatgtatttattcattagCAAAAACAGAACATCTTACGATTTAAGGAGACACCACTGGTTGTACTGTTTGTACACGGCACTTTCCCATCGTGTTTCTGTGGCCAGTGCCATagcgaaattattaataaacctCATTTAATTAatgacataaattattatttgccaATGCGTTGTTTTAGTAGATGTAGTTGTTGACATCGAGCAGTGCGAGCATGAAAGAAATTCGTCATTAGCGCAGTACCTATGCGAGTTTTGTACAGTAATTaagcttattagttattattcacTACCTTGGTAatgattatgtttaaattgagtataattttattttattttgaatcaattgttattgaaattttacgcatttgttatttaatatttgttgtatCAACGTAATAATGaactaatattgtattcattttcaAACCActatgtaacaatatatttgtttttattacaaaaataaattgtgaaaaatgCCATAATagagttaataattataatattatgaattacctatataatatacctaaacttaagtatttatatttaattatagacataatatatctatggtTGTGCCTACAAGTACAAGATTGTGTCTACAAGACTACAACGATTGAACaatgaactataaaatatagtaggtattttaaaactacaacACCAAGACAGTTACAtattaatagccaataggtacctatcagtAGCTATCgcctatcataaaatataatgttgcctgttggttttacaatatattagataatttcGGTACAGATATTATCTAAGtcctaaataaaaaatgtacatactttCCAATATCATTTTGTTCCTATATTTTGGATGAACTGCTGACAAGAAGGAACACCTTGGGCTTTAGTTCATCTTTACCTACAATTATAAATTTCGagataaacttaaaacaatgaataaattataccttttagattctgaaaggagcgatgaatgtattgattttactaagttgtatgtttttttttgcatcTGTATACAGGATAAGtacttatatttgaaataatgctttgattgtttaaattaatataaatggtGATTtaaactaagataatattatgatttgttttatttaaggATATCAATTGGATATATAGTCAGAATggatataattttcattatcaAGTTATTCAatggttaggtacctatctatgatcctgggaataataattatatagcctTTGCCTCATTACAAAAGCCCACTTGTACATCAGCAACTCTACCTCCAAGATCGTTGCTCGCCATGGGcctatgaataaaaattatatatctaaaAATGGTAATACAGTATTAGGGAAACATTTCAAgtccatatatttttataaattggtattgcataaatattcattttcagactttttttcatatgattttttgcaatttataagaaaaataacaaCTAGATGACATTTTCTACTGGTAAACttgcataaatattatagacagaataaaataatctacTCAATACGTGATGATGAAATAATTGTGTATACCTATTtggctatttataattttttgccAATTTTGAAGTAACAAAAAATTACTTTGTATGAGTTAAGTTTAAAAAGCAAATAAGTtggtaaaatatgaaaaacaaccaataaaaaaatcatgataatTATCTCAACAAttgaaatgtgtattaactCTAATATTCCACAATATCAAGTGAcaagcataataattaatgaaaatctTTTGGAGGAATTTTGGAGGACGTAATTCACACAACTTAAGTCTCTGCTCGCTTACCCACCAGAAAAGAATTGACGTTTGATGTATCAAATTATCACACCCTAGGACAACCATTCTCGTGTATGTACTCGAGAAACTTTAATGTAGTGTTACTTGTGGCTTGTGTTTCTATATCAATGATCATCAGGCTGTACACAGAAGAGGGAACCAACTTTCTAGCAATAGGCGGTCAATGAGAATGTTATGAATTAAGATgatataatgacaaaaaaaatttaaatacatgtaataatattagttttatttatttagcgtATGGTTTATGGTTACATGCATTagactaagtataatattataatattagtaatatagtacctacttaccttACACAGCTCAAGTCTCTGCTtgccttttttttctttcttgttATCGCAATGGAGGTACGGAATACGTTAGCAATACTTATAACGAGTCTCTGCTCGATTGCCTTCACGAAAACAGTTGTCCGTGGACAAGTCAAATTATCACGTTCATGGACAACAGTTTTCGTGTATGTAATCGAAATACTCCAGCTTTTCATTAATTGTGGCCCATGTTTCTTTATCAATAATCATCAGACTGTACACGGAAGACGATTGTTTTGACTTTCTAGCAATAGGTCAAtctacatgttattataatataatgacaaataaaatacatgtagtATAGTACTTATAGCCTAAGTGGCCAAGTCTCAAACCTTTTTTCCCGTGTTTCGCTATTGAAGTGCGGATTGCGTTAGCATTGCaatacaaatcaaattattacgTTCAAGGCAACCTTTCAATCAaatgaaataaatgtaatatagtacTTAAAGACaaagttttaaactttttttcgcGTAGTTTTTAAACTGAGGTGCGGACTGCATTTTCAATACTTTCAACAAATTTCTACTCGACTACCTGCACAACAACGGTTGTCCATGGACAAGTCAAATTATCACGTTCATGGACAACAGTTTTCGTGTATGTAATCGAGATACTCCAGCTTTTCATTAATTGTGGCCCATGTTTCTTTATCAATAATCATCAGACTGTACACGGAAGACGATTGTTTTGACTTTCTAGCAATAGGTCAAtctacatgttattataatataatgacaaataaaatacatgtagtATAGTACTTATAGCCTAAGTGGCCAAGTCTCAAACCTTTTTTCCCGTGTTTCGCTATTGAAGTGCAGATTGCGTTAGCATTGCaatacaaatcaaattattacgTTCAAGGCAACCTTTCAATCAaatgaaataaatgtaatatagtacTTAAAGCCaaagttttaaactttttttcgcGTAGTTTTTAAACTGAGGTGCGGACTGCATTTTCAATACTTTCAACAAATTTCTACTCGACTACCTGCACAACAACGGTTGTCCATGGACAAGTCAAATTATCACGTTCATGGACAACAGTTTTCGTGTATGTAATCGAGATACTTCAGCTTTTCATTAATTGTGGCCCATGTTTCTTTATCAATAATCATCAGACTGTACACGGAAGACGATTGTTTTGACTTTCTAGCAATAGGTCAATCTGcatgtaatgataataaaatgacaaataaaataaatgtaatatagtacTTATAGGTAGTCCAAGTCTCAAACCTTTTTTCCCATGTTATTGAAACTGAGGTACGGACTGCGTTATCAATGCATTCAACAATTCTCTGCTCGATTGCCTTCATGAAAAGCGCTGCCCGTAGACGAATCATTCTCGTGTATGTAATCGAGTTACTCCAGCTTGTCACTAATTGTGGTCTTTGTATCTTTATCATTAATCATCggactgtacagtgtacacagtAGGCGGTGGTCGTCCCGTTCGTGGATAGGCGGTTAATCATCCATGTTCAGCTGGCAACAGACCaacagttacaaaatataattgttgttgATTGCGGCTGTTGTGTACGCAAAATTGTCTACAGTATCTGACCTCAATGAGTCATTTTCTGTGATTTCCCACGAGACCAGTGGCACTGAAGGTGTGCACActgtagataaataaataattaaatatgaataatattgttatatcataTGTAGCGCATTTCACAATGTTCAGAGTTCCAGCTGGAAAAATACTACTACTGGACGCAAGCTCGGAAAAAGGGGGGTTACGGTCCCGGGGCCCATatttatccccaaaatatattttttttaacgcgtccaatagtttaaaaaaaaaaaaaaaactatgtaagaaggtaggtaaattataaaataaatttgttctcaattttatatcatgaaaaattattataaataatgaactatgtttgccaacaattttgtttgtttgtttttttttttgagcattttagattaccgatttaattataatataaaaaggtagttataagaaaataatatttagctcttgtaaattaggtatttcagttaaaagaattaatgcatattatactaaaatttagAGGACCAAAGTTAATAACATAGGGAACAAAAATTGATCATTTTACtctcaaaatgttcagaaaaaaagctttaccagaatcctTCAAAAAATATggtggttaccatttgaaaaaatgaagttgattttattattggtgcaactgcgtgtttaaaaatgttgaatatgttataaaaaattgtctattaaaaatagagaaacatgtcttgttttgttttaacgaaattccatatcatcgatccataattgttaaaaaaaaaaaagccgcgtacaatgacataatatacatcctgtatattttttgtatagtaaaaaattatacaataatataaagtcgttaatatgtaatgatacaattattttgaagtttaagTTGAAAAAGGCCCACTAAGTGAATGGTGTCCCGGggcccaattgatccttaatccgggctttaCTGGACGTAATGTACATTATAcgttactattttatttacatcatattGACACGTTAGTTAATAGTTAGTATGTTACCGAGTTGATGTGGATGTTGATAGTAGTGGAATAcaaatgaaaacatttatcCGGACATGGCGATGATGAAAACgtggtttaaaaaatgtataacagttAAAGTAGCAGCCGTAAACAGTGGAGTAGAGGATATGTTGTGTGTCGTCGGGCACGGTTCAATCCAAAAAAGATAGAATGAGCCAAACGGGTGATCCGTGaattttaggttaggtttttaaatcgatttttcGAATCGATCATGGATCATGGATGTATCGATCTTTTGAATCGATCATGGATAGATCGTTCTTTTGACAAATCAATTCAATTTGGTGAAATCGTGAGAATCCACGATTTGTGTTTTAGATGAGTTTTTTTCCCACGCAGATCGTTGATCATTGCCGCACACGACGAGTTTAAACCGCCAGATCGATAGTCGATAGATGTAAGTTGGCAAtcgtttcatattatgtatcgtAGTATCgatatttatgttgttttttttgtttaagaactGAACGTTTCATcacctatacaaaaataaaaaattttaaaaatattcagatgCTACCTGCAGATGGTcaatgtttatacaatttaataattaattaacttgagttaaattaatttaagaaaaataggAAGGGAAACATAgacgcctgcaggcaaattcattttaaaaagcaaaaataaaaagtggATATCGCTAGtgtgttgtacagtaggttacaagtgggtcgttgtaatggatggtgttaaatttgaataaaattatataggtaatatcattgtataagaaaaatggttctgagcgaaaacggtcagtcagcctaggatattattgtgaataaagtaatttatatatttacatatttacgtggaaccttgttttaaattatcattccTTAGCTATagaagttaaacattttatacatttataactacaaaataatcattaaattttaaatttgataaattcgaACCATAATGCTTataattgtgcatatgtatttttaatattttcaactgttattgtcacaatatatcaggagccttgcattaaatttttaataataattgtataataattataaaaaaaaaaactaaaaaatttgaaaactgacaatgcccgttaacagctcaaaaagaatcaaaatattttcaaaattttttggtgtatagaaaatgctaatataaacattcagtgaaattatcaaaaatctacagtcattcgttttttaattacaacgaaataagaaaatcgttgcatgagaaatcgagtgtttatcaaatgttgtaaaaatatgaatttcaaacgctcataaaaatttaatttgatttgcttgtagacattctttttttttgataaaggtagataaacttaatcttgtattaaatttttaaaccttagatttcaaaagaaaaatttttatgaattctcaactcaaaataatttgctaattttcgtgatttttctgtgtttttgtcaagatttgaactttaaatgcttataaaaaaaaagctgtgactgtaaggatttttaatattttttaaatatcattgtaacagtataataggagccttgtattaaattttcatgcttttttacccaatagataaagttttattgacatccatttTCGCATCATTTTCTTATAACTGGTTGCAACACAtaggtttccgaaaaaaaattgagatatTTGTGTTGGCGCTAAACTAGATTATaacactaaattaaaaaaaaatattttagttgttttaaGAAATTGTCTTCAAATTatcacatttaattattttatataatgattttattggtaggttaagtttctattttataatagatcaattgCCAATAGGTTACCtaattcacaattttttatttaaatctcagtagtcgagttttggacaagtacctacaagtatctacataggtaacttataataattcatattgtaatttcattaagcaccaaaacatattataacttctcaaacactgtgtctaggGGCACTGGCGGGCGAATgcattagaatgtctataaacttgagGGCCAGTTTgtttagttaaatttggcatgcgaactataactgaaatcagaataggtacattgcaacgatcacaaagatttctgtaaaagaacatacgatttatcaatagACCGTTCCTATAGGCATTGAGTATAGATATagtcatatatatgtatatagatactatctatactcaatgccacggtcttagaagatcttctaagaccgtgctCAATGCTATAGGTACCGAGTATAATCatagattataaatagtatttataatcaatggtataatatataagttctatggatttatcatagtaaataatatattttatataatctatggcaatcgtcaactGTCGAACATTCGTCGGCGTCGAtcaacaattctaataattccagtgaacaaaaaaataataagccatcaatataaacggacagttcgttaatcataatgtaagttttaactcGCACATCTCGTTGTGATACCATAGctaggtttcaccggaagagtcgatgtttacgcgtaagtttgttttcatattattactattttacatttacgttttagacttgaattaaatatttattgccacggaaaatctgttaactgcgtgacgtagaagcatttatacgtttaatcccaaaagcgcaatgtataaaatatgcgaGACCGAACAGTCCAAAggccgtcttcgtttcaccacgccaagtttaatacgtaCCTTTTTGCttaaactatacctatacgccgggtatgatcttaggtttgcgcgaagtatttaaaacaatataatattattaacatttatattttattgtaaatttaatttacgttaaaaattgtttttaaacaatatttagacaaatcgatatgtcattccctcaaaaatattattctcaatctTTTTTGCAATGCGTGAAAAAATAGGTAGGCactctaaaattacttaaaaacatatcaaaaaacgattctgcgcaaatgcatttCGTCTATGTTGCACATGGGTCagtgagagaaaacaaatagtgcgctgatatcctcttaattttttgtttgtttatttcatAACACTTATGAAAGCTATTTTTTGACcttccaaagtaccaactatattcactttccaatAAGAAAGGATGcagttgaagaaaatcgaagcatgattactgtcccaaaaggtgatgacagacatgaGGGTAAGTATTTATAGTACTTACTTCTATTATAATTCGCGTTTTAACAATTTATGGTGGCTAATAAATGTAAAGATCAGTAAATAAAGTCGCCCACCCGTACCGCGGCCGTGTGAAAAACGGTCCCACGGGACGGTCTGTCGCATATTACTATATTTCCGAAAGCTGTGTATGCTTTAGATTTATTTAcatctaattaaaaattgtcctggctttccgaatgtGTAGATTAAAACTTGCGCCACCTTTCGGAACACCatctaaaacattaaaaatcacGCATGGGCATGGGTGCTCGCTACACGTCACCGTTTCACAGCTGTACGATAAACGGTCACAATCAtggttgaaaatatattatacaaccatGACAATTAATCGCGCACCCACCCTCCGCCCAGCCGTGTACTGTGACGTAGCCATTTCTCCGGTTCTCATTGGTCCACCGCCGCCCCTGCCGCAaatagccgccgccgccgccgaagacTCCACCATTACTCCACCGCTCAGCCAGTTGGAGAAATGCTTACGTCACAGACATGCGTATCACGAGTTGCTgtcatacctatttaatttgtcatgtatACAACGTTATTGCATTTATAGAGCTGCCCGCAAAAGGTTCCTCTGTTATCATCAACACTGATAATTGAATGTTTTTAGCGCTACCAGTGGTTTTATTTAGCGTCACATTTTGTATCTCAGTCCGTGTTTTATACAGATGGCGCTGTAAACTCTCAATAATGATTGCGACCCCCCCGCATTTGCCTCTTGTACATACTTTCAAAGCCACTGATAAGCTGCTCGTTCCCAGTGACCCAGTCCGTTGTATCATAGAACATAGAACAAGTTATATCGTAGTCCGTGGGTTTTACCCATGGTGGATTTATCCAACAAATCCTTGGTTATACctctatacaataaaaatatatataatgactaTATTATGACGAAATGTGAGTTGATATAAGGCACTGCGTTCCGTATccagtatatcttaattcgtggatTTAAATCCAATGCCGTCTTATAGCTCGTTGGGCAActtactatcttaaatcgtggtcaattataatatgcattgaactataatatgataacataatatagttcaatgattatatgtaataaccatagataatgaagatctttattatctatggtaataacctgtatatttcgGCCATGGTCACAATGATAAAGGTGAATTTTATGGCGCCATCTTGTGGTTGATGGCAATACAAACGGCGGGCGcctgaaattatataaaacgcAACCGTGCATACAAGTATTGTTATCACTAGTCGTCCGAGAAAATATAGTCCCCTAGGGCTTAGTTAGCTTTGTTCCCTCATCTTCACACTCATCACTAACTACCTACTATTAGTAAGTAGTAAAACACTAAAACTTGGcactaataaattactaatcaAATGTAATCAGATATTTTGTATCTGACAAAATAATagtgagttttatttaattaatactaatttcatatattatagaaaaattatttccaTAGACATAATTTATACGGGTATGTCTATGACACGGACCAATGTggatttaccataatattatatcttagtccatAGTCTATGCCCCACGGTCTTAGAATAATATGCCCTATGGTAATTTCGAAATATTGTACTTTGTGATAAGATTATCAGTAATTTTATGCTTCTATTATGTTATTCGTTTTGCAGGTGAATGCTGTTCTAGCCTTTAGGGTTTAAAAATTGctgcttattttatttattcactaattaaatactaattcaacaaatttatattgttgACGAATTGAATATGCCCTCTGAACGTCGCTTGTGGAAAatagtatttgataattttttaaaatctctTCAACCTAAACTGAAAGAAAAACCAATTGGTATTGATTCACAAGGTAATAAATACTTTGAGTTAGAAGCCGATCCTCAAGGGGGCCGTAGATTGCCAAGAAGATGGTTTGTTCCAGTAGATGAAGAAACAGGTGTTCCAACACCTGAATGGTCACAGTGGTTAAGAGGAAGACGTGATGAACCACCAACTCAAGAGGAAATTGCTCATAACGAAGCTATTGCAAATATGAAGAAAATTAATGCTGAGAATATTGCACAGAAATTTAGACTTCCAGGCTCTACTAATGAAACAGAATGTCAACAAAATAGTAAAGGATTTCCTGATATGTccgaaaaatttgaaatacaacctggaaatttaaaaagtaaaattaaataaattttagtcAACAACtcatttgtaaaatgtattgcaaAAATAAGGTtcttgtgtattatttatgttttgatatactttttgaatttgagTAGTCATAATAATGTCtgatagaaaataatagttattcttggatacaaataatgttatttatttattatgtaatttctaataattatataacttgcAGTTCTTACTAAATTTAGTACAAAATTgcacatatttaatattttatttcaataagtaattattattaacttctgTGTAAATAAATCTTAGGAAAGTGTTCTCATTTACATCACTTTACtttgttacttattatttttaaaaataattttaataagctAAAAATAGTCAACTATAAAAACTAAGCTTCTTGGCCTTTAAGTGAATTTATTAACTTTCAATAACATTTGATAACTGATATTGATATTAATCagatatgaaaatgtaatacattataataggtatccaTAATTTGTGTgaatatgtaaataatgtagtcaatatttaagttttaataaataatgtgtacaTATCATATATAGGAGTTTCACCATTCCGTTAAGTAATTctctaaaatttataattttacagatactagaataatatatcattaccgTAGTAGTAatcgttaataaattaataaaaattgcaaaaaatcttttatttacaaaatattatagatacataataaaataattagttatataatatatttgagttaatattaaaataactaaatagtgaagtaaaataatatacatataattataataatggacaTTTAAACTGATTCAACCAGAAAAGTCACTATGGTCAAACAATGCTTGATCATAAAGTTCAGCTTTAACTAAACGTCCGCCAAAAAATCGACCATTTAGGGAGTCACGAGCTTGTTCGGcctctgaaaaataataatcattaattaatattaccttatattatctatattaccacttatcaaacataatttattctcatgaaaaaattgcaaaaaaaaaaaggtgagccGTAAAGTAGAATTATACCATTCTTATAAATTACCTGACATCTGTGTAAActctacaaatatttttacaattgtatCTGAATCATCATCTACACTATCTGattgtttttctttataaataataacacgttCAACCACAccaaatctataaaaaaaatataataataagcaaataaaataaattattaataagaaGTGGGGAATTGAGTGGCTGAGCAGAATAAGGCAGCGGTGCTATTGTGCCAACACACATTGTCACTGGTTCAACTGGATGCCTTTTTCTTTAGATCTCTTAAGCATAAAAGGCAACTGgaaactattaacaatataactTACGTAGTATACCAcattcttaattattaaaacttaaaaataatagtatattatcaaaacATCAACCTGttgtaaactaaaaaaaaaattaattacttgctACATTCATCTTGAATTTCTTCTTGTAAACTGTCATCTACATCTTCAACTCCAACCATGTTTCTGAGTATAACAACTCTActctatattaacattttaaacaaacaaataaatacaattgttcAATGTTACTATGAAAGTTTGTGTCAAAacgattttcaacttcattactatttataaataatgaatcacAGAAAAAAAgcccagaaatataaatatgaacacaatattatgtttaaatcataatatattgtgttataatttataagttccGTACCACAGAAGTCAACTAACGCAAGtccattttttgaaattttgagttAGTTATATAATCAGAATATGTTTTTTGTGATCTTTTTAAAGGTATTAAAACATAAGTCCTTTATACAATAAATGCATAGATACCAAGAAGTACCTATACTAACTATTGTCCTAAACTGTTGTAGGAGTATGGAAACGTATGTCCAGCATTTACATAAGaaaagtaatacaaaataatatttttgaagtatacatttgtatactaTAAAAGTCCAttgcaacaaatatttttgttttgtctcctgtaaaatttactttttgtgaCTTGCGTTAATCGACTTCTGTGttcacttataacttataatacaatatatcatgacgt harbors:
- the LOC132942442 gene encoding NADH dehydrogenase [ubiquinone] 1 alpha subcomplex assembly factor 2 gives rise to the protein MPSERRLWKIVFDNFLKSLQPKLKEKPIGIDSQGNKYFELEADPQGGRRLPRRWFVPVDEETGVPTPEWSQWLRGRRDEPPTQEEIAHNEAIANMKKINAENIAQKFRLPGSTNETECQQNSKGFPDMSEKFEIQPGNLKSKIK